The DNA window tgtaattattgctgttttacatgaatctggtaagctttgtgttttatcaatctggttgattacttccaggaggggaggaattaataaatctttaaatgttttatagaattctattgggaatccatcctctcctggtgttttattattctgtagttttttttattatctcttgtatttctactatttcaaatggttctgttaatttattttgttcctctgtttgtaattttggtagttcaattttagttaaaaattcatctattttgtcttctttcccttcgtgttcagtttggtataattgttcgtagaattctctgaagttttcattaatctccattggattatatgtgatttgtttgtcttttttccttgatgccaataccattctcttagtttgttctgtcttaagctgccacgctagaattttttgcgttttttctcctagttcataatatttctgttttgtcttcattatgttctttgccaccttatatgtttgtagtgtttcatattttattttttttatctgccaattctcttcttttagttgtgtcttccttcattgctaattctttttctatatttgctatttccctttccaactgctctgtttcctgattgtagtccttcttcatcttggttacataacttattatttgccctctgatcaatgctttcattgcgtccaatagtataacttatctttcactgattccttatttatttcaaagtacattttaatttgtcattcaatgaattctctaaaatcctgccttttaagtagcatggagtttaatctccatctatacattcttggagggatgtcctctaactctattgtcaatatcaggggtgagtggtccgataatattttagctttatattctgttttcctaactctgtcttgcatgcgagctgataacaggaataggtctattcttgagtatgttttatgtctacccgaataatatgaatattccttttcctttgggtgttgtttcctccatatatccaaaagttgcatttcttgcatcgatttaattataaatttggttactttgttctttctgttaattttttccccagttttatccatgtttgaatccaaattaaggttgaaatcccctcctattagtatgttcccttgcgtgtctgctatcttcaaaaaaatatcttgcataaatttttgatcttcttcattaggtgaatatacattgagtaaattccaaaactccgaatatatctgacattttatcattacatatgtccctcctggatctattatttcctcttctattttaattggtacatttttactgattaatatagctactcctctagcttttgaattatatgacgctgctgttacatgtcctatccaatctctctttaaattcttgtgctccacttcagttaagtgtgtttcttgcacgaatgctatatcaattttttcttttttcagtaaatttagcagtttcttccttttgacttggttatgtattccgttaatatttaaagtcatatagttcaacatagccatttcatactttgtttatctttcctttccgtttcctcatcatcacctttccttcttatccatttctgctttctttttttgaacactttataagacaacatttctaaaacatcaaacatttcccttattctcctatctaaaatttctttaaccccactatcccctccccttcctgagttgccctttatcccttgtcgggcaaccacatctcccctctccatttggatttgcgaattcactcgcaagcgtcaactgatttcgcagtgaccgtaactcctccccacccagcccccccagaaaagattttaattttcatatacaacaaaggtcactctcttaattccccccatagttcctttcttccctttctttcccttcttagttcttacctatattctattttttttatatatatacatacacacatacatatagtttgtggtcatttttgttcttgttacatatcttcctctctctgtctgttttatagttgttctgcaaattttcttgcttcctccggatccaagaatactctgttttgctgccctggaataattattttaagtaccgctggatactttagcataaatttatatccttttttacataggatcgtttttgctgcattaaactccttcctcttcttcaggagttcaaaacttatatctggatagaaaaaaaatttttgacctttgtattccagtggttttttgtcttctcttattttcctcattgctttctccaatatattttctcttgttgtatatcttaagaattttactagaatggatcttggtttttgttttgGTTGTCGTTtaagggctaatgttctatgtgccctttctatttccatttcttcctgtaattctggtcttcataggaccctggggatccattcttttataaattctctcatattcttgccttcttcatcttccttaaggcccactatctttatattgtttcttctattataattttccattatatctatcttctgagctaacagctcttgtgtctctttaacttttttatcagattcttctaatttcttttttaagtcctctacttccatttctacggctgtttctcattcttccaccttgtccactctttttcctatatctgacatcatcatctctaatctattcattttttcttctgtactttttacccttctttttatttcactgaattctgtgactgccattcttttactgattccatatattctttaaaaaaatatatccattgtcttgcccttcccttcatcttccatttctctgtgttcttcctcttcttcttctgagtccactccaggatctgtgtcctttacctctgtctcttctggttttcttgttggtttgtttgttttattttgttgggtatttttggtcttcttatttttatttgaagtgtcttgctgctggtcttcttcctctgggttagtcatctgttgtttctttgatttctttttactctcttctttcttgctctcgttattttctatgttttcctctcgctgttttgttgtggctgtcattctcagctgtggagattgactcctcatctggtcccccctcccgtcagtgttatttttatcTTGCTcatcgtgcatgcgcgactcttcgcgcatgcgcggttgcgcacttttgtttggctccgtgagccatttttgtagtcccgagttcgggacttcaactgaccttagggagcaggcatctctctctgcggcgggcctcctcggacaggtaaggccttcaccttcttcttccgatgtcctttcttcttctcttcttcctgttgcttttgacttttcttttttcgctgccattttctccacacctttattttcactttattttggtttttgtgtttgtgcctttgttttttcactgtctttattttacttttctggagagggctggagttccccgaccggccactactccatcacgtgaccaaTATCCTAGGGGTCAGGTTGAGTGCCATCAGCCATACCAACATTGACTATGCCTATTTGCTGTGGACACTCCTTGTCTTATGCTGTGTGGAAGGAGCGAGGGGTCATTGGATAAAACCTCCAGGAATTGTGGGCCTAGCTGATGTTAGTCCTGAGCTCAGGTGGGTGATGTGTGTTCTTCTGCACCTGGGTTGAGCTGCTTAGTAAACGGAAGCAATGATTTGCTGCGAATGTTGAGCTGGAGAGTGGCTGCAGTACTTTGTGCGATATTAAGCCTCAGCTCCACTTCAGTGATAATAACAATCTTTCTATGTCTCTCTCTTCCACCAGGGACTTTTCATAGCATCTGGGTTCTGGTCCTGGTCTCTCAGGTAAGTGTATCATCAGAAAATCCCCATTGTGACAGCAGTGAGCAATCGCTCACAACACTCTCTGTTCAGTAGCTGTGTGGAGGAATCTAATCTGGGAGTGggtgacaggacagtgcagaggaAATCACTTGCATGTCTAAGCTATGACAAGAAATTGTGACCATCTTACTGACAGAACAATAgaccactacagcacagaactaTTGTTCTGgtttagtcccactggcctgcaccatATCCGTcgatacccctcccatccatatatctgcccaattttttcttaaatatcaaaattgagccgaCATTCACTTCAGCAgggagctcgttccacactcccatcactctctgtatgaagacgttccccctacacttcccctttcatctttaacccatgtcctctggtttgtatctcactgatcCTCAGTGGAGAAAGCATTCACTCTATCCATAattatcataattttgtatccctctctcattcttctgggttccagggaataaagtcctaacccatttaacctttccttgtaactcagttcttcaagtcctgtCCACATCTTTATAAATATCCTCTGCCCTCTTTGAATCTTATTGatagtagttaggtgaccaaactgcaCATGAGACTCCATACATAATAGGGAGTGCATGATGTTTGAGAGGAAGAAGATGTGATGATCTCACTACATAATATACTCACTTCTCATTTCCATGACTCCATAGCTGGGGTGTTGCCTTTGCCCTGTTACTTAATAAGATTTTATGCAGTGTCCATGGTAACACGAGACAGCCTGTTCTCCTGGGGATGTGACCCTGCCCACACTGGGGTGTAGAGAGCCCCCCAGTCTCTCCTGATGGGCTTGTCCACCCCTTCAACGAACATCTGGGTTCAGTCTGAGctgccagtggccaaccattttgatCCCCCTTTCCAATCCCCCACAGTCCTCAGCTTGAtctattgtcagggtgaggccggACATAAACTCGAGGAACAATACATCACATACTTCTTGGGCAACCTTAAATCCAATGAGATTTTTcagttttaattaattaatttcactctctccatctctgtaagattcaagattcctttaatgtcatgtaatgaagcagtgcaatattacacagaatttgctttcatttatggcagatgaaattgCTTGAAactcctcttacagtcagagaaaaagcaaAAGAGTATCCTTGGAGTCACtgggtgtctgtggatttgcctccagtgctcccacagcccctgcaaccacaaggagtccagtccaaaccaacaGTAGCCTGAACTCCATATCCGAACTtacgacacaatcaggaaaccttcagcaccctcgtcaccctctcacatcccggttccaatacctggtattcctcgagccagtctccagctatcAGCTGCCTGGTTCaaatcccttgaccacagtcaccagTAGCCCACAGCCTTTGTGGGATCCGCCTTGAGTCGCCAAAGCCCACTGCCTGTGCGCCCCTCAGCTGCAGACTGGTCTGTCACCATGGACACCTACTCCTGTCCACCTTCTGCCCAATATCCTATCACTTCTTGGCcctttcccagtttctttctcttgtTTTTGTGTCTCCCTTATGTACTTGATATTACGACTTCCAACTTAAGTCTTATCTGATTGCATGTATAGTGCCCCTGTGTGACAACAGTAGAACATGGAAATCTACAccgtagtacaggccctttggtccacagtGTTGTGTTGACCTAATAACTATTTTAACAACGGCATAAATTTATCCCTCTGCATAACCCTTCacattttctcagttccatgtacctattgaataatttcttttaaaaatcctattgtattttcttccaccaccattgctggcagctcattccatgcacccaGCACTGTCTGGGTGAAGAACCTGCCTCATATCCCCTCATATCTACTCTACAAcactttaaaactatgccccctcatgtcagtcatttcagccctgggaacaagcctctggccatccacatgatcaatgtctGTCATCATCTTTGGGGATGCCAATacccctgcaaaaagtagtggacacaccccaggacatcacaggcaaaaccctccccactattgagaacaacTACAGGatacgctgccgtcggagagcagcagcaaacatcaatgatccacaccgcctagcacatgctctgtttttgctgctgccatcaggaaagaggtgtaggtgccacaagactcattccaccaggttccggaacagctgctacccctccactaacagattcctcaacaacaaactcaatcagggacgactttattggtgtgtttttttctctctctgtattgcacagtcagtttgtttacatttctttatttgttcacatgtgtacattgagtacaggttttttttgcactaccaataagtggcaattctgccttacactcaggaaaaagaatctcaggcttgtatgtgacatcatgtatatactctgacaataaatctgtggtTGTACACCTCACCCTCTGTGGCTCCAAGGAGAAACGACCAGTTCTATTTATCCTCATGAGGCATGCTCTATAATCCGAGCAGCATccatgtaaatctcctctgcaccctctctaaagcatccacacctttcctgtaatgagatgactggaactgaacacaatattccaagtggggtctaaccaaggtcttgtattgctgccacattacctcacgactcttgaacttgatcccaaagttaatgaaggccaacacaccgtGTACCTTCTGAACAACAGTATCAACCTGttcagcagctttgagtgtcttATGAACACGGAGTCAGACCTCTCAGTttgtccacactgctcagagtcctcccattaacactGTATTCTGCCTTtaaatttgacctaccaaaataaacCACTCACACTTTTCCAGGATAAACACCACCTGCCACTTCACAGCCCAGCTTTTCATTCATCAATGTCCCTCTCTAacctctggcaaccctccagattatccacaacacttccagaCTTTCTGTCATATGCagacttactaacccatccttccacttcttcatccagattatttataaaaatcacagaggaagggtcccagaacagatccctgtggaacaccatagGTCACCGATCTCCATGAAGAATATGACatctacaaccaccctctgccttctttggGCAATCCAATTCTGTATAcacaaagcaaggcctccttggattccatgctCCTTACATTCTGAATGAGCCTTTCATggagaaccttatcaaatgccttaatgAAATCCAAGTACACTACATCCATCACTCAACCTTCATCAATGtgctttgttacatcctcaaaaaagtCAGTCAGGCTGTGAATCACGACCTTCCCCTGATGAACCCACACAGACTCTCCCTAATCAGATTACACTGAGGTAAGTAGTGGATATGATGGCCCTGTGGCTCTGATCGATCAGAGCAGACAGAATCGGGCTTTTCGGCCTCTCCTgttcacaagaaataggagcaggagtcggccatccagcccatagAGACTTTCAATGGCTggtctgatgatcggctcatctccacctacctgcctttccctccataacccttaattcccctactatgtagaaatctatccaaccttgtcttaaatagatttactgaggtggcctccactgcttcaatgagcagcccattccacagattcaccaccctctgggaaaaggagTTCCTCCTCATCGCCCCATTCCATTCTCCCCCATCAATGGGAACAACCATCTCCTCATAattctacaagatcccctctcattcttctaaattccagccatTCCAGTCCTAGGGCGACTCATAGAGGCCAAGGCCCCTCATCCCTGGAAACCACCTCCTCTGCTCTCAGCCTTCAAAGCGCGCTGGTCCGCCCACACCGGGGTAATGTTTCGGGTCTCTCTCCTTTGTTTCAGCTCGGCGCCGAAGTGCGGCCACAGAGCACCACCTTCGACTACGCCGCGATGGCGGAGAGCACTGGGGAGATGGACTACAATGAGTACGTGATGCAGTGCGAGAAGAAGGACGTGCGCCTGTTCCTCCGGGCCTTCTTGCCCGCCGTCTATGCGGTGGTGTGCCTGCTGGGGCTGCTGGGCAACGGGCTACTCGTGCTCACCTACCTGTGCTACAAGCGGCTGCGCACCATGACCGATGTCTACCTGCTCAACCTGGCGCTGGCTGACCTGCTCTTCCTGCTCACGCTGCCCTTCTGGGCGACCAGCGTGGTGCACCAGTGGCTCTTCGGCCGCCTGCTCTGCAAGGCGGTGCATGGCGTCTACCGCCTCAGCTTCTTCAGCGGCATGCTGCTGCTCATGTGCATCAGCATCGACCGCTACTTCTCCATCGTGCAGGCGGCCTCGGCGCACCGCCACCGCTCACGGGCCGTGCACTGCAGCAAGTGGGTGGCGGTGAGTGTGTGGCTCATCTCGGCCGCCTTCTCGGTGCCCGACGTGCTGTACAGTGATGAGTGGGGTGGCAGCGGCACCACGCAGCACTGCCGGCTGCAGCAGGGCATGCAGAGCCTGATCTACACGGCCAGCGTGCAGCTTTCCTTCGGCTTCTTCCTGCCGCTGATCGTCATGGTCTACTGCTACTGCGTGGTGGCGAGGACGCTGCTGGCCAGGACCTTCGAGAAGAACAAGGCCATCAAGGTGGTGAGCGCCGTGGTGCTGGTCTTCCTGCTCTTCCAGCTGCCCTACAACAGCATGCTGCTGCTCGACACCATCGGCGACGCCAACGCCACCGTCACCGACTGCTCACTCAACAAGCGCATGGCGCTGGCGCTGGACATCACCAAGAGCTTGGCCTACGTGCGCTGCTGCCTCAACCCGCTGCTCTACGCCTTCATCGGCGTCAAGTTCCGCAACGACCTGCGCCGGCTGCTCAAGGACATGGGCTGCATGAGCAGGGACAAGTTGCCTTGGTTGGACGTGTGCAAGCCAGTGGCCAGCAGCGTGCGGGCCTCGGTGGTCACCGACACCAACAGCACCACCACCTACTCGCCCTGAGCGTCGCCTCGCCTCGCCACCGGGGTGGTCGCGAAGCCAGCATGCGGTGTGAAGGCTGTGCCCTTCCTTTGTCACTGACACCCGCCTCCTATTTCCCCTCCGTCTCCCCCACTCCACCACCTCCCGCTCCCATCAACCCTCCAACCACCCTCTCCCCGACCCTCCCCTCCAACTCCTCACTCCCTTCCATCTCACCctgtcccctttcctccctcccctcctgtccccttcctccctcccctccatctcaccagtccccacccctcccctccatcccaccCTATCTCCTCCATCTCACCctgtcccctcccctccatctccccgtCCCTTCCTCTCCAactcccccatcccttcccctccaactcccttccatctcccctcccctttcctcctcctccatcttcccgcccccttccctctgtcctcttctcccttcccatgTCTTACTTTACTTTACTTTCTCACCTCCTCTCCCCGCCACCTCCTCCCCGTGCCGCTCCCCTCTTCCACCACCCCTCCTTCCCATCTTCCTCCCTGTTGCCCTTTCCCATGTACTTCACCACTCATCCCTCTTCGACCCCCGCCCCGCTGGCTCTGCCCCCACTGCCTGTGGTTGCTCAACCGCAATCCGCACTCATCAGTGACCAGGTTTTAACTCCTTTCTCGCCTGCCAGTATTGACTTCTGTGCTGGTTGTTGCCCAATGCCCGGATCTCCTGCACCCCTGGTCTGGCCAGTCCCTCATTGATCCTCTGGCACCACGCCTTCTGGTTCCAGGCAGTGTAGACTGTGGCCCCGAACTGGACCCCGGCGGGTGGGTCTGAAGCCCACAGGGCAACTGCACATCAGAGGAAGTTCAAGGCCGGTTTGAggagtaatttttttaaagactaaAATTCGTGAGTGGAGGAAGATCGGAACGTGGTTACGATGGTGTTGGTATCAGATCATCGTCCAATCTTTTTCAATGTATTTCTGGCCGACAATCGTTGCGGTTTGTCTCTAATTTACAAACTGTGATGTGAGTCGTGTGGTTGCAGCTCATGAAGCAGGTCCAGAGTTCACAGGCGATCCGGACCCTGTGCTCCCCTACCGCTCTCTGTTGCCCCTTGCAGCCCTCCCTACCTTACCCCACCCTATCACCCTCTCCCTCCATTCCTCGCACCCTACCCCACCCTATCACCCCTCTCTCACCTCCTCAAAACCCCTGCCCCTCTATCACCCTCTCCCTCCATTCCTCGCACCCTACCCCGCCCTATCACCCCTCTCACCTCCTCAAAACCCCCGCCCCTCTATCACCCTCTCCCTCCATTCCTCGCACCCTACCCCGCCCTATCACCCCTCTCTCACCTCCTTGAAACCCCCGCCCCTCTATCACCCTCTCCCTCCATTCCTCGCACCCTACCTCACCCTATCACCCCCTcgctgcccctcccctcctcgcaCCCCTCCCCTTCCACGTCTCCGCACCTTGTCCGGCAGCGCGCGTGCCCGCTCGGGCAGGGCGCGA is part of the Narcine bancroftii isolate sNarBan1 chromosome 12, sNarBan1.hap1, whole genome shotgun sequence genome and encodes:
- the ccr7 gene encoding C-C chemokine receptor type 7 isoform X1, which codes for MTASRGTFHSIWVLVLVSQLGAEVRPQSTTFDYAAMAESTGEMDYNEYVMQCEKKDVRLFLRAFLPAVYAVVCLLGLLGNGLLVLTYLCYKRLRTMTDVYLLNLALADLLFLLTLPFWATSVVHQWLFGRLLCKAVHGVYRLSFFSGMLLLMCISIDRYFSIVQAASAHRHRSRAVHCSKWVAVSVWLISAAFSVPDVLYSDEWGGSGTTQHCRLQQGMQSLIYTASVQLSFGFFLPLIVMVYCYCVVARTLLARTFEKNKAIKVVSAVVLVFLLFQLPYNSMLLLDTIGDANATVTDCSLNKRMALALDITKSLAYVRCCLNPLLYAFIGVKFRNDLRRLLKDMGCMSRDKLPWLDVCKPVASSVRASVVTDTNSTTTYSP
- the ccr7 gene encoding C-C chemokine receptor type 7 isoform X2, whose amino-acid sequence is MAESTGEMDYNEYVMQCEKKDVRLFLRAFLPAVYAVVCLLGLLGNGLLVLTYLCYKRLRTMTDVYLLNLALADLLFLLTLPFWATSVVHQWLFGRLLCKAVHGVYRLSFFSGMLLLMCISIDRYFSIVQAASAHRHRSRAVHCSKWVAVSVWLISAAFSVPDVLYSDEWGGSGTTQHCRLQQGMQSLIYTASVQLSFGFFLPLIVMVYCYCVVARTLLARTFEKNKAIKVVSAVVLVFLLFQLPYNSMLLLDTIGDANATVTDCSLNKRMALALDITKSLAYVRCCLNPLLYAFIGVKFRNDLRRLLKDMGCMSRDKLPWLDVCKPVASSVRASVVTDTNSTTTYSP